The window GGATAATACAGGCTTAAAAAAGGAGTAGTTAGAAACGACATGGCAGGAAACTATTTAACATGCAAAAAGAGAGGTTAAAAACAAACTTGAGGCAAGTCAGTCACAGTGCTACATCCAGACTCATGTGCTTCAAATATTCTTGTTGCCCATACAACTATCAGTCAGGGCAGAAAGGCATGTGTGACTTACTATGACTATTACTTTCTGCTTATTGTGCCAACAGCAAACAATCAGATTAATCTCTATCGTGGCTCATTTTACCCTGTTTTGGCACCAGTTAACAAAAAATGGTCCATAAAACCCTCCCACTAAAATTTATTCTAGCACTTTGAGGGATCTGTCACAGAAGAGGTATGAAggtttaatattagtattaagaTGCAAGTGCTGTACCTAAAATCTCACACTGTAATCCAGAAACAATTAATGACTCTGAATTATGGCAGTTCTAATACTTTCAtgtgcatataaaaataaatcaataaataaaatgatgtactGTAAAACCCCAGATGCTTACATCACTATACAGTAGCAAATTCACATAATGATTCTATGTATATACAtcattttacaataatgttACAGTGTTTAAACTGAATTTGATTGTGAAGTGTACAAGAATACAGCTGATGAACTGCCAGATGTGCCCAATTGTATCTGACAACATCAGTAAATACATTCATGCTAGTAGCAAAAActactcaaaataaataaaatccattttatACACAAtgttaatgtcatttaaaaattgtaagtAAATAATAGTCTGTCATTTGAGATGTAATGAGCCTGCTAtcattctcttcctctctctattGGGCACCCTAAAGAGAAGCTCCTTCCACGCTGCATTCAGACACTTTTTCGAGATCTTCCATCACCAAGTCTTGCTCGTTGACATGGTTCATCCTCCTCGAGCTGTTGTTCTCCAGGCTGTTAAGCGAGATGGGCTCTGTGGAGGGTTGCGGGTTCACCGGTTGCACAGAATTGCCCTGCACCCTGTGAGAATATGTCCGGTGTTGACCACCGACAGGACACAGGCCGAACTTAAACACGGCCTGAAATCCACGCCGGAAGTTCTCATTGAAGAACCCGTAGATTATCGGGTTGACGCTGCTGTTGAAAAAGGCTAACCAGTGGGCAAAAGGGTAAATGTAGATGTTAATAAGCTTGTACTGATCTTCCGTAAGTTTGACATAGTCTGTTAGCATCATCAGCGTCCACAGAGGCAGCCAGGACAGGATGAAGAGCAAGGCCACGATGAGGAGCATTTTGATCactctttgttttttcttcgaCACAGAGTGGCGGTTATCATGACCCGGTTTGGCGCCTGCCGGCATGGCCGTTTTGAACAGAGTGATTCCGATCCTTGCGTACATAATCACTATGAGGGATAGAGGAGCCAGGTAAATGTTGGCAAAGAGGACGGTGGTGTAGATCTTCCTCATCTCTTGGTTAGGCCAGTTTTCCCTGCACCAGTAGAAAGGGCTTGTCCGGTTGCCATCTCCCAGAAACACACGGACGCTTTGCTCTTTAGTCACCTGAAGCATGACGCCAGAGGGACACATGATGGACACTGCCAGGACCCAAATTATCATAATGATAAGGGTGGCTGTTGATATTGTCAGTTTTTGCTTGAAGGGATACACGATACATCTGAATCTGTAAAAGACAACAGCTGTGTTAGATATGAAACAAATAGCATGAGGTGCCTTTGTAGTGATTttgaaattttttaaaaagtgtattagtTCATagcattttggtttattttatcatGCAGTCACACAGAGCACTATCGACTAAGGCTTTTTCATCTCTTTAGTACATTTGGGCATGATCAGGGTCCTTATTTCAAAAGATGTTTTGCTCTCATTCCCTGTTCTCCTGGTTAATAGTACTTTCTAAATAATTATGATCGGAAAATGCCCATAATGTTATTCTTGCATATCTTATTCTTGCATTTCTGATGTTATTTGTgataaagacaaaatatttcatccatgataaactcagaattgcaagaaataAAAGTGTGAAGGTAAAATTtgcaattacatatttttctggaaacaggctttaatacaaaaaacaaagacaaaagcacTACCTTTAACACATGAAAAGTACACTCGTCAATCAGCTTTCTTAAATGTCCTCAATTACAActgatttttaactttaaaatccCTCTCAATGGATAAATAACAAATGTGATGCTTTGGATACAATCTTTAGAGAAATCCTCTCTAGAAAAGCACTTGCAGCCTACAGTATGCTGTAAAACCACATGAGAAGCTATGAGAAGATAGAAAAGGATATATCAACAATACCTCTAATGTAGTAGAGTAATTGATGTGGAAGCAACACAAAAGCttgaatgaaaatatgaatgcattttacaaatacTGATAATTTAAAGCAATTATCCTGGTGCACAGCTTCACACAGCTAGCTATTATCATAGTAGACTGTTATCATATCTGCAGAATagacaacaaatataaaaactatttgaaataaGAAGCCTGATGGCCTCCCTGCACCCTTTCCTTTTttcaaaactatataaaataaatattaggtaggatattaatcaaacaacactgcaaaaaaatgcttaaattgaTAAATAGCTTATCATGCAGCATATAATACATCCCCCTTCAGAAACATGCTATGTTCACATGCATTTTCTGTGCCATACAGAATGTACTACTGCAAGATGTGTCTGAAAGCACACCTTATTGTCAGCATTGTTAGGGGGCAATTTCATTCTCTATACGGAGCGCTGAATTCATGTAAACCACTAATACGTTTCGATTTATCGTATTTCAATACTTTAGCGCTGattggaaaaaaatgcaattcactTTTTAGCCATTAAATAAATCAACCCTGACCTGTTTATTTACGTGTGAGCAAACTGACCatcaaatctatatttaaacCTTTTCATTCACTTGAGGATTCAGTTATTACATAGTTATTTCATAGCAacggtctgaataaaaataaaatagaaaatgagaCTAAAATGTCTGCTTTGATGGTTAAtgttatacacatttatataataaatgtatcagAAATAGTAAGAAGGGTCCACATACAGTTACTTTATAGCCAATATACTATTAACATACCAATATACTATacaattaagttaaattaaattaattttcttaaaatgccTTAGGATAGTTAGATAGTAACTGTATCTATACAGTTCGTAGACATACGATAGTAGACATCCACGCTTTATTGATGGTCATGGCaatcatttacataatacatatactcCCAATACTGCAGTGAAGgaatcaaaaatacagagagCTTAGAGGGAAACTGAGATTGTAAAACACACCCTCAGCTGACTTGTTGACAAGTAATTAAATGTGATGccatgtgtaaaaatgtaagtgGAGATCAGGGTTAATATAACACTCTAATTCACCGTCTGGTAGTATTACGCAGGAACAGATGCACAACAGCGATATAGCACACACATCTCACTGCTTTCCCCAAAGGCCCCATGCCATGATGATATAACAATGACATCAGGTGGGTATGGAAGTCCAGCTGTCCAATCTAAGGAACAGAACCGTTCCAATAGCAACAGCCTGGACTAAAGAGTGGACTAAGACACACCACAGCATGGTGCTTGTCTTCATCAGATTCATCAAGTTTCAAGCTGCTCTTATGATCTCCATACTATTATGTGCCACACTTCAGCTTCAGCAGCTCTTTCATGAGCACTTTTCAATTaaatcagttaatgaaatatAAGTTGAATTTCTGTTCGTAACTTTGTCCGTGAACTCAACTCAACAATTTAATGAGTGAAATTGATTTCATGTATGGCAAAACCTTATcgtatttcatgttttataaataaagccatatgttatcttgtttaaaacatttctttcaatCAGTTCAGTAAGTGAATAagtgatgatttaaaaaaaaaagcatttacattaacatactgcatttctccaaatctgttctcataatgagaaacaaactcatctacatcttacATGGTCTGAAGGTGcataattttggggtgaaatattccATTAATATACATATGTTAATATAGCCTTTATATGAGGGCGATACCCAGGGGTGTTTGAGTCACAAAAGGCTGAGaacaattatttcaaatattccagcccaaatgttattttgaaatagcAACTGACATTCAAGTCATATGATCTCTTGACAGTGCATCATTAATGCCTGAACTGAGGGACATGATGATATTACCATGACATTACCTGTCAACTGCAATGGCAACCAAGGTGAAAACGGAGGCTGAGACTGATATGCCCTGGACCATTCCACTCATTTTGCAGACCATGCTTCCAAACGGCCAACCTGGAGAAAAGATAGAGATTTTATAGTGAGAGATGATCCTGGCTAAGTTATACAGGCAGATGCACATTAATTCGATTACATTATTGGTTGTTAAAATTGACCATAAAAGTGTGTCCCGTTATATTTTCACTGTTGAACTTTCATAACATTTACAATGATGTAGTTCATCATGCTGAGTTTTGTTTGGCATGCAACTTAAACAGAGTCCAACCAAACAGCTGGTGTTATAAATTTCATGTCATGTGCATACTATTGTGTATGCTGACAGCTTTTAAAGGGCcacatttgaaaaatacagaTATAATAAATCTACTGACTAAGACTGTAATGAACATTTGCCTGGAAACCCTGGTTATGTCAGTTCAGTTTATTTGGCCAGTTTTGCTTTAAACCTCAATCAAAAATTAGCTGATGTGTAATCAACCCACTCCGGGCCAAAACAACAAGATGACTTCAGATTTGCCTTAGTATACGTAATGTGGGTCAGGTGCTATCACACTTACCATCTGGTTGggatttattgtgttttgtatatGACTGGCGGTGGTGAATTGGCTTAGTTAAAGGCTTACCAATAATTCACTGTGGGGGTGGGGAGTATGAGTATTGTAAGCCGAATTCATTTGCATGTTGTTTATAGTGACTCTTGGGGGGCCATTCATAAAGGATGTGTTCTTGAAAACAAACGTTAGATGGACATTTGATTTccttatgaaattaaaatgtaaattactttTAGTAAGAGATATGTATACtttatcatataaaaaaactgaatactCTTAAAGGGTTAGCTGACGCAGAaaggaaaattaataaatgagtaaaatgtcttttactcaccctcgaagCATTCTAGgtgtatgggatttttttttttttttcggacaAATCCAATCAGAGCTATGTTAAATGGGgatgttttattatggatgtgCACACTTTATTTCATATCTTTTGAACTGAATGTCTACAATTGAAAGGCTTGGAGGGATTGCATAATTCAGATtgcatttgtctgaaagaagaaagtcacacctaggatgctttgaAGGTGAGCAATTTTGATtatggggtgaactaaccctttaagtgcaCCCTGAATGTAATTTAGGACACTTTATTGCTTATTATTTAGGACACTTTAGGACACTTTATTGCTTATTATTcccaattaaatgaaaatatattttaaatgtatattatatttaggtATTTAATATCCGGTTAAACAAACCATTTATCAACACCATTGATGATATTTTCTCCTTAAAACTGTAGTTTCCCAATGGCAGTCAGAGAAATGTGGTTTGAAACAGCCATTTTTTCGCCACATCACAAAATCCAAAACCAATTGAATCAACTGATCCtataatttttgtatataaGCCATAGCAGCCAAGCTAATGCAGTAACAGTTACCAATGCCCTCACATGCTCCTGAACTCATAATTACTGTAAAACTTCTGCAACTTGGACCAGTGGTAGATGTCCCACATGACAGCCACCAGGTTCATTTTAGCGCTACTTAGAAGTCCAACTCTGAGTCCAACAACATGGAAAGCTATGAGTAAAATCTTACATGTTGTAAATCTCGTAATTACAATAAGGCAGTAGGCAGTATTGAGACTTTAAGGCATTTTGAGGTCACACCCATCAAGTAAgtatatttaacaaatgttaCAGTATCCACTGTAATTGTCCACtagtaaaaacatatttgtatcAGTCATTATCCATGTACAAATATACCAGCTTACTTCTTGTTCAAACACACATGGCTTAATTAAACCAACATTTCCACTTGCCATTGCCATTGTATTGCATTTACTAGAGTTCAGTTAGTGGATTAAGAAGCCTTAGTCTCACATAGTCAGACCTTCAGACTGATGGCTGAAGGTCTGGGATCTTTGTTCGCTTTAAATGGCAAAGACTTGCCCAAGAGACCCTTTAGCCTCTGTCAGACTATGAGCccaaatccaatttttttttgtcaattagTTTGAAATCCGATCTTATTTAGATAGTTTGAACACCAATGATCTACATGAAATTTGATTTGTGCAAATCTGTTTCGAGCtacattcatgtgtttttttggaATCGTATTCAAATTTCTGAAAATCCATTTCAGTCTGACAGCCAGGACTAATTTGCGTATTCATAGTTCCACATATAGTATATGAGGCAAAGGTGTAGAGTTACATTCAGGCAATTTTAAGgcacaagaaaaatatttttacaagaaaaaacatttaaaggtttCAGTTTGATGACCAATGATGAGTTTTaaaggatacattttttgattacAGGGggactttaaatgcaattagtttTACACTTGAGTACAATTTCATAATAATGTTGCCTttgaaattttatataattaaaatatattattgtacaattcaaaatgtttaaaaaacgtgtgaaatatgttaatgtacattttttttaaaagctttactGGGTTAATCATCACAATATGTATTCTATTATGTTAGATCGACAGACACATTTTTACTCAAGGTTCCAGTTTTTCATACAGAGATAGTTAAGATAAGTTAAattaagataagataagatgaGCAACTGACAAGCATTTATTGTAAtctacaatataatttaatgtaatttccaTTGAATTATGCatgtcatgtatttaaatatattactaaatacacaatttatgaaaacatttgatcatttaaaatattacctttttgtgTATTACAAAACAACTGCAGTTATATTTACTTATCAAGTGCTTTAGTTAGTCAGCACATCAAAATAAGTGCactggttttttttaaagctaaggTTATAGgattataaaaactattaattaaGACAAACttaaattcagtatttttattttgacataaaaGCAAGAAATGGCAAGTTTATTTTAGAGTAAACAGCTGTGaatgtgttttctcttttgttttctctttttgacTTTTCAGTACATTCAGTTTAAAAGAATACTTTCAGGATAtgaagtacactacaagtgcacattaaatacagttaagtgcactttattttacaagcACAAAATACTATAATGCTTGTTTTTTGACAGTGTGAGAAATAtttattgcttgtttgttttaccTTGAATATGTCAACATTAAATGGAAATGGAACTtgaatttacattacattcagtcAGTGATGCTCTACAACCTTCTCTTACAATAGAAATTATGCCAAGGGATGAAAACCTGGTAGCCCCAGGGACCCCTTAGGACGCTGAGGAACAAAAGACACACTTGTGCTTCCTCTAGGCTGCCTGCatgactaatattaatatttttattggccCTTTTTGAATATTGTTTACTGACCCAATTTGGGGTGCTTTctcacagacaaacaaaaagggcaaaatgctgtttttaaccaggtgtttgtttgatttaacCAAGCAGCTTCATTAATTTCTAATAAAGCCTTTAAAATAACAACGGTGTTAATTACCAAGTGTAATGCTGACTACATTTTAGTCTGATGTCtaaagtgggttttttttgtgaataaataatgaataagcATCTAATCTTATTTCATCTCATCCCACTAGGGCTTACTCACATAAATAGTcataatcacaaataaaattgcattcagTGTCTAATTAATTCCATGGGAATGTGTGAAGTGCATAAAATTACTCCTTCACTGAAATGCTATAAGGCTACACTTGGGACAGTAAGTGAGAATAAATGGGGGTTAATAATGAGGAGTCTATTACAACTATTTCCTGTATgcaacattattaaaacatcattttcaaCATCCTAAAAGCAACCAGTGAGGTACACATGATAAATTACCATCTCACACATATTATAGAGATATTACTGAGAAACCCAGTCtctttttgaatataaaaatgtgacatCTCGAAGGGAAAAAACAGCCTAATTTTGCGAGAATGACAAGATTggttgtaattattaaaaacatagtgCTGGACGTTAAGACAGTCCTGATATAAACTGAGGTAAATTGCTACATACAAAACATTTAGGTATTTCAATTTTACTCAGCATAGACAGGCTTATGTTCTGGAATATGTCACTGATTGCAGCCACCAATGCAGACATTACTCCAAACTGAGCGCAACCGTGGCTGTCACACTAATACATTGTATTATATGCCATTAAGGTATAGTGAACTCTAATGTTGCCAATGACTTTGTCTCTATGGAAACCCATTCTCCCTGTACCACTCAGCAAAGAGTGCCAAAAAAGACAACAGTCCTacttctttctcttttaatatccggcaatgacatttaaatagtactaaaaaaggatttaaacgatttttaactattttatatttttggtgtCAAATTTGTATAAATTCATATTATGCAAAATGGTATACCGTAGAATTGTTTGTTAATGTGGCCATATTAAGGTTGTGCAACgttacacaaaatgaaaaatatatatcctaaaacatttaagaataatttttacaaGGATATTTGAACTGTTGGCATTGTGCTCTGCCTTGTGTGTCTGTTTCCAGCCATGACCGATGAAGTACAAACAGTCTCACATCATCAGTTTATCATCAAATAGCTGGAACCAAAATGGCATTTTCTACAAATATGACATTTACGGTTCTTGCAGACAACACTCTTGACAGTGGGTGAATAGACAGCAGTTACGTTGTTACGCATATCATCATGTACATGACATTTAGAGTCCTTTCATGTTGTCTATGATTACACAAATTCACACAAACTCAGACTCATGCACACTGCCCATGAAggtaattcaaataaatataatgacagTAGATGACTGTAACATCCATTAGCTTCTAATTAATTTACAGCTACATTCATACTCACCAGAGAAATTATTCATTTGCAggaacaaacaaatacatagaAACAATCTAGGCAAAGATGCCATGCCATTTTGTTTTAGATTCCCACTCAGAAAGGCATTATCAGTGCCAGTTCTTTCTTTAGGCTGTTTCAGGACAGCTCATAAGCACGTCTGAATGATATGCATGCCAGCAGAATTCAAGCAATGCCACAATCTGTTTGGAATAAACAGACTCTGTAAAAACCCCAGTTTATCAGTTTATATCACTGCGTGATTGCATCAGTCTTGTGGCTATCATTAAACGTAAGACTGCATTTCACAAAACTGGTGACTCAGTATCATATAATGgcaccaaaaacatttttctagaCTAAGAGCACTCTGGACCGACTTGTACTCAGCTTTTCATACTGGCCGTATCTTAAAACTCTGTCTAAAGGTGAACAGCATCCTCTACTGCCAAATACAGCCTTAACTCATTGATAACCTAAAACATTCAGGCTACTCCAAAAAAATGTGCCTTCTCTGGTCACGACAGCCCTAAGGAGATCCATAAATGTCAGCTGAAAATTCCATCACTCAAGTCACTGTGAAAAACAGACCTTAGCTAGAACAAGTAACTTTAAAGAAGATGCTAAGATTGCAAATATCGTTACTGGCATTGCACTGACCTGTAATGA is drawn from Puntigrus tetrazona isolate hp1 chromosome 7, ASM1883169v1, whole genome shotgun sequence and contains these coding sequences:
- the npffr2a gene encoding neuropeptide FF receptor 2a, coding for MKFYRKYYFSCYAFKKLSKDSLCLSVEERANKECSFLPGNRWYCRETGCEKRSKMNKTLDLNITLEDDGNWTFVNGSNEFFLPQNNITYVGYYLHQPSVAAVFIVSYLLIFLVCMVGNGVVCFIVLRSKNMRTVTNLFILNLAISDLLVGIFCMPTTLLDNIITGWPFGSMVCKMSGMVQGISVSASVFTLVAIAVDRFRCIVYPFKQKLTISTATLIIMIIWVLAVSIMCPSGVMLQVTKEQSVRVFLGDGNRTSPFYWCRENWPNQEMRKIYTTVLFANIYLAPLSLIVIMYARIGITLFKTAMPAGAKPGHDNRHSVSKKKQRVIKMLLIVALLFILSWLPLWTLMMLTDYVKLTEDQYKLINIYIYPFAHWLAFFNSSVNPIIYGFFNENFRRGFQAVFKFGLCPVGGQHRTYSHRVQGNSVQPVNPQPSTEPISLNSLENNSSRRMNHVNEQDLVMEDLEKVSECSVEGASL